Genomic window (bacterium):
CACAAAAAGCTTGCAGAGCATATTTTAAAATGGATACAATGTCCGGGCATAAATGTTGAACTTCAATTCCAATGTCTTTTAAATATTAGTGACGAAGACATGGTTCGGAAAACAATGGAAACCCGGGATTTTATCTCATGGCTAAAGAGATTTGCTGAAGGCAGGCTCAGAAAAGAAGAAGACAATGTAATAATAACGTCAGGAAATTCTCAAGAAAAGGTTGAACAAAATGTCAATAATACCGGGTTGTAAGTG
Coding sequences:
- the cmr5 gene encoding type III-B CRISPR module-associated protein Cmr5 → MPEQERNLEHKRAEYAFKCISEIIELKNPKYEAQYRSVALSSGVLIQKSGLMQALAFYISKKEHHKKLAEHILKWIQCPGINVELQFQCLLNISDEDMVRKTMETRDFISWLKRFAEGRLRKEEDNVIITSGNSQEKVEQNVNNTGL